One stretch of Oryzias latipes chromosome 7, ASM223467v1 DNA includes these proteins:
- the fmnl3 gene encoding formin-like protein 3 isoform X5: MGNIESVDGQSEMKHHIMPLKVPMPDPTELEEKFAIVLNSMNLPPDKARLLRQYDNEKKWDLICDQERFQVKNPPHTYIQKLRGYLDPGVTRKKFRRRVQESTKVLRELEISLRTNHIGWVREFLNDENRGLDVLVEYLSFAQCAVIYGTVSNSRTIKNSRLVSQKDDVHVCIMCLRAIMNYQYGFNMVMSHAHAVNEIALSLNNKNSRTKALVLELLAAVCLVRGGHEIILSAFDNFKEVCKEKHRFERLMDFFRSEEGNIDYMVACMQFINIVVHSVEDMNFRVHLQYEFTKLGLDDYLEKCKHTESDKLSVQIQAYLDNVFDVGGLLEDAETKNAALEKVEELEEHLSHVTEKLLEVENETMMKVADLEKILLHKDKELQVIRETYESTNTQVHTLRRMIKEKDAAFQRHFNIERRLLELEQQGTIRLHKKADGEITIEPLGVGCGGSGFGIPIGDIGQLSLGSTAVLRGPGGPDLSLPPASEAPPPPPPPPPPPPLPSASAVPVPPPPPPPLAPPLPDASPSVILSVGLSAIRIKKPIKTKFRLPIFNWTALKPNQINGTVFNEIDDERVLEELDLEKFEELFKTKAQGPVVDLSCTKNKVAQKTVNKVTLLDANRSKNLAITLRKANKTTEEICKAIEKFDLKALPVDFVECLMRFLPTEAEVKVLRQYERERRPLDQLAEEDRFMLLFSKIERLTQRMNIITFVGNFADNISMLTPQLNAVIAASGSVKSSPKLKRMLEIILALGNYMNSSKRGCVYGFKLQSLDLLLDTKSTDRKMTLLHYIALIVKEKYPELANFYNELHFVDKAAAVSLENVLLDVRELGKGMDLIRRECSLHDHPVLKSFLQGSDAQLDKLQKDSKAAEEAFNSVVNYFGESAKTTPPSVFFPVFVRFIKAYKDAVEENEMRKKQEEAIREKLLAQEAKQQDPKVQAQKKRHQQQELIAELRRRQAKDHRPVYEGKDGAIEDIITVLKSVPFTARTAKRGSRFFCEANLCDDANC, from the exons AACTCAATGAACTTGCCTCCAGACAAAGCCCGGCTGCTACGACAATACGACAACGAGAAAAAGTGGGATCTAATCTGTGACCAG GAGAGGTTTCAGGTGAAGAACCCACCTCACACCTACATCCAGAAGCTCAGAGGATACTTAGATCCAGGAGTCACACGAAAG AAGTTTCGTAGGCGTGTTCAAGAATCCACAAAAGTCCTACGAGAGCTGGAGATATCTCTGAGGACAAACCACATTGG GTGGGTGAGGGAGTTCCTCAATGATGAGAATCGGGGTCTGGATGTCTTGGTGGAGTACCTTTCCTTTGCCCAGTGTGCTGTCAT ctatgGAACCGTGTCAAACAGCAGAACCATCAAAAACTCGCGGCTCGTGAGTCAAAAGGACGATGTGCACGTGTGCATCATGTGCTTGAGAGCCATCATGAACTATCAG TACGGCTTCAACATGGTCATGTCTCATGCACATGCTGTCAATGAAATTGCTCTGAGCCTGAACAACAAAAACTCACG GACAAAAGCGTTGGTCCTTGAGTTACTCGCTGCCGTCTGTCTGGTCCGAGGAGGTCACGAGATCATCCTTTCAGCATTTGACAACTTCAAAGAG GTTTGCAAGGAGAAGCACCGGTTTGAGAGACTGATGGATTTCTTCCGCAGTGAGGAGGGAAACATTGACTACATG GTGGCTTGCATGCAGTTCATCAACATTGTGGTCCACTCAGTGGAAGACATGAACTTCAGAGTGCATCTGCAGTATGAATTCACCAAGCTGGGACTGGATGATTATCTGGAG AAATGCAAGCATACAGAGAGCGACAAACTGTCCGTGCAGATCCAGGCTTACCTGGATAATGTGTTTGATGTGGGTGGCCTGCTGGAAGATGCAGAGACGAAGAATGCGGCcctggagaaggtggaggaacTGGAGGAGCACCTGTCCCAT GTGACAGAGAAGCTACTAGAAGTTGAAAATGAAACAATGATGAAAGTTGCAGATTTGGAGAAAATTCTTCTCCATAAAGACAAAGAGTTGCAAGTCATACGG GAGACGTACGAGTCGACCAACACCCAGGTCCACACCCTAAGGAGGATGATCAAGGAGAAGGATGCGGCATTCCagaggcactttaacattgagaggaGACTGCTGGAGCTGGAGCAGCAGGGCACCATCCGCTTGCATAAGAAAGCTGATGGGGAAATCACCATCGAGCCTCTGGGTGTGGGATGCGGAGGCAGTGGATTTGGAATACCTATAGGAGACATTGGACAGCTGTCTTTGGGTTCGACGGCTGTGCTAAGAGGACCTGGAGGACCAGACCTCAGCTTACCACCAGCCAGCGAAGCTCCGCCTCCCCCACCGCCtcccccacctccacctcctctgccGTCTGCTTCAG CAGTGCCGGTcccaccacctccacctccacccctTGCACCCCCTCTCCCAGATGCTTCTCCATCTGTCATCCTTAGTGTAGGACTGTCAG CTATCAGGATCAAGAAGCCAATCAAGACCAAGTTCCGCTTGCCTATTTTTAATTGGACGGCTTTGAAGCCCAACCAGATCAACGGCACAGTTTTCAATGAGATTGATGATGAGCGTGTGCTCGAG GAGCTGGACCTGGAGAAGTTTGAGGAGCTGTTCAAGACTAAAGCCCAGGGTCCAGTTGTGGATCTTTCCTGCACAAAGAACAAAGTAGCTCAGAAAACGGTCAATAAAGTTACTCTTCTGGATGCTAACCGCTCCAAGAACTTAGCCATCACGCTGAGAAAAGCCAACAAGACCACAGAGGAGATCTGCAAAGCAATAGAGAA GTTCGACCTCAAGGCCTTACCTGTCGATTTTGTGGAGTGCCTGATGCGTTTCCTTCCCACTGAAGCTGAGGTGAAGGTGCTCCGCCAGTACGAGCGCGAGCGGCGCCCGCTGGATCAGCTGGCAGAGGAGGATCGCTTCATGCTGCTGTTCAGCAAGATAGAGAGGCTCACGCAGAGAATGAACATCATCACCTTTGTGGGGAACTTTGCGGACAACATCAGCATGCTGACGCCGCAGCTCAACGCCGTCATCGCCGCCTCTGGTTCAGTCAAATCCTCACCGAAGCTGAAGAGAATGCTGGAG aTCATTCTAGCCTTGGGGAACTACATGAACAGCAGCAAAAGAGGCTGTGTTTATGGCTTTAAACTACAAAGTCTTGACTTG CTGCTGGACACTAAATCCACAGACAGGAAGATGACTTTGCTTCACTACATCGCCCTGATTGTGAAGGAGAAGTACCCTGAACTGGCCAACTTCTACAATGAATTGCACTTTGTGgacaaagcagcagcag TCTCTCTGGAAAACGTGCTGCTGGATGTTCGAGAGCTGGGCAAAGGCATGGATCTGATCCGGAGAGAGTGCAGCCTCCACGATCATCCGGTCTTGAAGAGCTTCCTCCAGGGCAGCGATGCACAGCTGGACAAGCTGCAGAAGGACTCCAAGGCAGCTGAG GAAGCCTTCAACAGTGTGGTGAACTACTTTGGAGAGAGCGCGAAGACGACTCCTCCCTCCGTCTTCTTCCCAGTGTTTGTGCGCTTCATCAAGGCCTACAAG GATGCAGTGGAAGAAAACGAAATGAGGAAAAAGCAGGAGGAAGCAATAAGAGAAAAGTTGCTCGCTCAGGAGGCTAAACAGCAGGACCCCAAG GTCCAGGCCCAAAAGAAGAGGCAccagcagcaggagctcattgCGGAGCTGCGCAGGCGGCAGGCCAAAGACCACCGGCCCGTTTACGAGGGCAAAGATGGCGCTATTGAGGACATCATCACAG tACTGAAGAGCGTGCCCTTTACAGCTCGCACTGCTAAACGCGGCTCACGGTTCTTCTGTGAAGCCAACCTCTGCGACGACGCCAACTGCTAG
- the fmnl3 gene encoding formin-like protein 3 isoform X3, with translation MGNIESVDGQSEMKHHIMPLKVPMPDPTELEEKFAIVLNSMNLPPDKARLLRQYDNEKKWDLICDQERFQVKNPPHTYIQKLRGYLDPGVTRKKFRRRVQESTKVLRELEISLRTNHIGWVREFLNDENRGLDVLVEYLSFAQCAVMLDFDGMENGEEGFLDKAKSWSRSIEDLHHSSAPPFCNTLVRSARQSVLRYGTVSNSRTIKNSRLVSQKDDVHVCIMCLRAIMNYQYGFNMVMSHAHAVNEIALSLNNKNSRTKALVLELLAAVCLVRGGHEIILSAFDNFKEVCKEKHRFERLMDFFRSEEGNIDYMVACMQFINIVVHSVEDMNFRVHLQYEFTKLGLDDYLEKCKHTESDKLSVQIQAYLDNVFDVGGLLEDAETKNAALEKVEELEEHLSHVTEKLLEVENETMMKVADLEKILLHKDKELQVIRETYESTNTQVHTLRRMIKEKDAAFQRHFNIERRLLELEQQGTIRLHKKADGEITIEPLGVGCGGSGFGIPIGDIGQLSLGSTAVLRGPGGPDLSLPPASEAPPPPPPPPPPPPLPSASAVPVPPPPPPPLAPPLPDASPSVILSVGLSAIRIKKPIKTKFRLPIFNWTALKPNQINGTVFNEIDDERVLEELDLEKFEELFKTKAQGPVVDLSCTKNKVAQKTVNKVTLLDANRSKNLAITLRKANKTTEEICKAIEKFDLKALPVDFVECLMRFLPTEAEVKVLRQYERERRPLDQLAEEDRFMLLFSKIERLTQRMNIITFVGNFADNISMLTPQLNAVIAASGSVKSSPKLKRMLEIILALGNYMNSSKRGCVYGFKLQSLDLLLDTKSTDRKMTLLHYIALIVKEKYPELANFYNELHFVDKAAAVSLENVLLDVRELGKGMDLIRRECSLHDHPVLKSFLQGSDAQLDKLQKDSKAAEEAFNSVVNYFGESAKTTPPSVFFPVFVRFIKAYKDAVEENEMRKKQEEAIREKLLAQEAKQQDPKVQAQKKRHQQQELIAELRRRQAKDHRPVYEGKDGAIEDIITDLRNQPFLRADALIRSCWKRP, from the exons AACTCAATGAACTTGCCTCCAGACAAAGCCCGGCTGCTACGACAATACGACAACGAGAAAAAGTGGGATCTAATCTGTGACCAG GAGAGGTTTCAGGTGAAGAACCCACCTCACACCTACATCCAGAAGCTCAGAGGATACTTAGATCCAGGAGTCACACGAAAG AAGTTTCGTAGGCGTGTTCAAGAATCCACAAAAGTCCTACGAGAGCTGGAGATATCTCTGAGGACAAACCACATTGG GTGGGTGAGGGAGTTCCTCAATGATGAGAATCGGGGTCTGGATGTCTTGGTGGAGTACCTTTCCTTTGCCCAGTGTGCTGTCAT GTTGGATTTTGATGGGATGGAAAATGGGGAGGAGGGCTTCTTGGACAAGGCAAAATCATGGAGCAGGTCCATAGAGGATCTGCACCATTCGAGCGCGCCGCCGTTCTGCAACACACTGGTGCGCTCCGCCCGCCAGTCTGTACTGCG ctatgGAACCGTGTCAAACAGCAGAACCATCAAAAACTCGCGGCTCGTGAGTCAAAAGGACGATGTGCACGTGTGCATCATGTGCTTGAGAGCCATCATGAACTATCAG TACGGCTTCAACATGGTCATGTCTCATGCACATGCTGTCAATGAAATTGCTCTGAGCCTGAACAACAAAAACTCACG GACAAAAGCGTTGGTCCTTGAGTTACTCGCTGCCGTCTGTCTGGTCCGAGGAGGTCACGAGATCATCCTTTCAGCATTTGACAACTTCAAAGAG GTTTGCAAGGAGAAGCACCGGTTTGAGAGACTGATGGATTTCTTCCGCAGTGAGGAGGGAAACATTGACTACATG GTGGCTTGCATGCAGTTCATCAACATTGTGGTCCACTCAGTGGAAGACATGAACTTCAGAGTGCATCTGCAGTATGAATTCACCAAGCTGGGACTGGATGATTATCTGGAG AAATGCAAGCATACAGAGAGCGACAAACTGTCCGTGCAGATCCAGGCTTACCTGGATAATGTGTTTGATGTGGGTGGCCTGCTGGAAGATGCAGAGACGAAGAATGCGGCcctggagaaggtggaggaacTGGAGGAGCACCTGTCCCAT GTGACAGAGAAGCTACTAGAAGTTGAAAATGAAACAATGATGAAAGTTGCAGATTTGGAGAAAATTCTTCTCCATAAAGACAAAGAGTTGCAAGTCATACGG GAGACGTACGAGTCGACCAACACCCAGGTCCACACCCTAAGGAGGATGATCAAGGAGAAGGATGCGGCATTCCagaggcactttaacattgagaggaGACTGCTGGAGCTGGAGCAGCAGGGCACCATCCGCTTGCATAAGAAAGCTGATGGGGAAATCACCATCGAGCCTCTGGGTGTGGGATGCGGAGGCAGTGGATTTGGAATACCTATAGGAGACATTGGACAGCTGTCTTTGGGTTCGACGGCTGTGCTAAGAGGACCTGGAGGACCAGACCTCAGCTTACCACCAGCCAGCGAAGCTCCGCCTCCCCCACCGCCtcccccacctccacctcctctgccGTCTGCTTCAG CAGTGCCGGTcccaccacctccacctccacccctTGCACCCCCTCTCCCAGATGCTTCTCCATCTGTCATCCTTAGTGTAGGACTGTCAG CTATCAGGATCAAGAAGCCAATCAAGACCAAGTTCCGCTTGCCTATTTTTAATTGGACGGCTTTGAAGCCCAACCAGATCAACGGCACAGTTTTCAATGAGATTGATGATGAGCGTGTGCTCGAG GAGCTGGACCTGGAGAAGTTTGAGGAGCTGTTCAAGACTAAAGCCCAGGGTCCAGTTGTGGATCTTTCCTGCACAAAGAACAAAGTAGCTCAGAAAACGGTCAATAAAGTTACTCTTCTGGATGCTAACCGCTCCAAGAACTTAGCCATCACGCTGAGAAAAGCCAACAAGACCACAGAGGAGATCTGCAAAGCAATAGAGAA GTTCGACCTCAAGGCCTTACCTGTCGATTTTGTGGAGTGCCTGATGCGTTTCCTTCCCACTGAAGCTGAGGTGAAGGTGCTCCGCCAGTACGAGCGCGAGCGGCGCCCGCTGGATCAGCTGGCAGAGGAGGATCGCTTCATGCTGCTGTTCAGCAAGATAGAGAGGCTCACGCAGAGAATGAACATCATCACCTTTGTGGGGAACTTTGCGGACAACATCAGCATGCTGACGCCGCAGCTCAACGCCGTCATCGCCGCCTCTGGTTCAGTCAAATCCTCACCGAAGCTGAAGAGAATGCTGGAG aTCATTCTAGCCTTGGGGAACTACATGAACAGCAGCAAAAGAGGCTGTGTTTATGGCTTTAAACTACAAAGTCTTGACTTG CTGCTGGACACTAAATCCACAGACAGGAAGATGACTTTGCTTCACTACATCGCCCTGATTGTGAAGGAGAAGTACCCTGAACTGGCCAACTTCTACAATGAATTGCACTTTGTGgacaaagcagcagcag TCTCTCTGGAAAACGTGCTGCTGGATGTTCGAGAGCTGGGCAAAGGCATGGATCTGATCCGGAGAGAGTGCAGCCTCCACGATCATCCGGTCTTGAAGAGCTTCCTCCAGGGCAGCGATGCACAGCTGGACAAGCTGCAGAAGGACTCCAAGGCAGCTGAG GAAGCCTTCAACAGTGTGGTGAACTACTTTGGAGAGAGCGCGAAGACGACTCCTCCCTCCGTCTTCTTCCCAGTGTTTGTGCGCTTCATCAAGGCCTACAAG GATGCAGTGGAAGAAAACGAAATGAGGAAAAAGCAGGAGGAAGCAATAAGAGAAAAGTTGCTCGCTCAGGAGGCTAAACAGCAGGACCCCAAG GTCCAGGCCCAAAAGAAGAGGCAccagcagcaggagctcattgCGGAGCTGCGCAGGCGGCAGGCCAAAGACCACCGGCCCGTTTACGAGGGCAAAGATGGCGCTATTGAGGACATCATCACAG ATCTGCGAAACCAGCCCTTCCTGCGAGCTGACGCACTGATCCGGAGCTGTTGGAAGAGACCTTAA
- the fmnl3 gene encoding formin-like protein 3 isoform X2, whose translation MGNIESVDGQSEMKHHIMPLKVPMPDPTELEEKFAIVLNSMNLPPDKARLLRQYDNEKKWDLICDQERFQVKNPPHTYIQKLRGYLDPGVTRKKFRRRVQESTKVLRELEISLRTNHIGWVREFLNDENRGLDVLVEYLSFAQCAVMLDFDGMENGEEGFLDKAKSWSRSIEDLHHSSAPPFCNTLVRSARQSVLRYGTVSNSRTIKNSRLVSQKDDVHVCIMCLRAIMNYQYGFNMVMSHAHAVNEIALSLNNKNSRTKALVLELLAAVCLVRGGHEIILSAFDNFKEVCKEKHRFERLMDFFRSEEGNIDYMVACMQFINIVVHSVEDMNFRVHLQYEFTKLGLDDYLEKCKHTESDKLSVQIQAYLDNVFDVGGLLEDAETKNAALEKVEELEEHLSHVTEKLLEVENETMMKVADLEKILLHKDKELQVIRETYESTNTQVHTLRRMIKEKDAAFQRHFNIERRLLELEQQGTIRLHKKADGEITIEPLGVGCGGSGFGIPIGDIGQLSLGSTAVLRGPGGPDLSLPPASEAPPPPPPPPPPPPLPSASVPVPPPPPPPLAPPLPDASPSVILSVGLSAIRIKKPIKTKFRLPIFNWTALKPNQINGTVFNEIDDERVLEELDLEKFEELFKTKAQGPVVDLSCTKNKVAQKTVNKVTLLDANRSKNLAITLRKANKTTEEICKAIEKFDLKALPVDFVECLMRFLPTEAEVKVLRQYERERRPLDQLAEEDRFMLLFSKIERLTQRMNIITFVGNFADNISMLTPQLNAVIAASGSVKSSPKLKRMLEIILALGNYMNSSKRGCVYGFKLQSLDLLLDTKSTDRKMTLLHYIALIVKEKYPELANFYNELHFVDKAAAVSLENVLLDVRELGKGMDLIRRECSLHDHPVLKSFLQGSDAQLDKLQKDSKAAEEAFNSVVNYFGESAKTTPPSVFFPVFVRFIKAYKDAVEENEMRKKQEEAIREKLLAQEAKQQDPKVQAQKKRHQQQELIAELRRRQAKDHRPVYEGKDGAIEDIITVLKSVPFTARTAKRGSRFFCEANLCDDANC comes from the exons AACTCAATGAACTTGCCTCCAGACAAAGCCCGGCTGCTACGACAATACGACAACGAGAAAAAGTGGGATCTAATCTGTGACCAG GAGAGGTTTCAGGTGAAGAACCCACCTCACACCTACATCCAGAAGCTCAGAGGATACTTAGATCCAGGAGTCACACGAAAG AAGTTTCGTAGGCGTGTTCAAGAATCCACAAAAGTCCTACGAGAGCTGGAGATATCTCTGAGGACAAACCACATTGG GTGGGTGAGGGAGTTCCTCAATGATGAGAATCGGGGTCTGGATGTCTTGGTGGAGTACCTTTCCTTTGCCCAGTGTGCTGTCAT GTTGGATTTTGATGGGATGGAAAATGGGGAGGAGGGCTTCTTGGACAAGGCAAAATCATGGAGCAGGTCCATAGAGGATCTGCACCATTCGAGCGCGCCGCCGTTCTGCAACACACTGGTGCGCTCCGCCCGCCAGTCTGTACTGCG ctatgGAACCGTGTCAAACAGCAGAACCATCAAAAACTCGCGGCTCGTGAGTCAAAAGGACGATGTGCACGTGTGCATCATGTGCTTGAGAGCCATCATGAACTATCAG TACGGCTTCAACATGGTCATGTCTCATGCACATGCTGTCAATGAAATTGCTCTGAGCCTGAACAACAAAAACTCACG GACAAAAGCGTTGGTCCTTGAGTTACTCGCTGCCGTCTGTCTGGTCCGAGGAGGTCACGAGATCATCCTTTCAGCATTTGACAACTTCAAAGAG GTTTGCAAGGAGAAGCACCGGTTTGAGAGACTGATGGATTTCTTCCGCAGTGAGGAGGGAAACATTGACTACATG GTGGCTTGCATGCAGTTCATCAACATTGTGGTCCACTCAGTGGAAGACATGAACTTCAGAGTGCATCTGCAGTATGAATTCACCAAGCTGGGACTGGATGATTATCTGGAG AAATGCAAGCATACAGAGAGCGACAAACTGTCCGTGCAGATCCAGGCTTACCTGGATAATGTGTTTGATGTGGGTGGCCTGCTGGAAGATGCAGAGACGAAGAATGCGGCcctggagaaggtggaggaacTGGAGGAGCACCTGTCCCAT GTGACAGAGAAGCTACTAGAAGTTGAAAATGAAACAATGATGAAAGTTGCAGATTTGGAGAAAATTCTTCTCCATAAAGACAAAGAGTTGCAAGTCATACGG GAGACGTACGAGTCGACCAACACCCAGGTCCACACCCTAAGGAGGATGATCAAGGAGAAGGATGCGGCATTCCagaggcactttaacattgagaggaGACTGCTGGAGCTGGAGCAGCAGGGCACCATCCGCTTGCATAAGAAAGCTGATGGGGAAATCACCATCGAGCCTCTGGGTGTGGGATGCGGAGGCAGTGGATTTGGAATACCTATAGGAGACATTGGACAGCTGTCTTTGGGTTCGACGGCTGTGCTAAGAGGACCTGGAGGACCAGACCTCAGCTTACCACCAGCCAGCGAAGCTCCGCCTCCCCCACCGCCtcccccacctccacctcctctgccGTCTGCTTCAG TGCCGGTcccaccacctccacctccacccctTGCACCCCCTCTCCCAGATGCTTCTCCATCTGTCATCCTTAGTGTAGGACTGTCAG CTATCAGGATCAAGAAGCCAATCAAGACCAAGTTCCGCTTGCCTATTTTTAATTGGACGGCTTTGAAGCCCAACCAGATCAACGGCACAGTTTTCAATGAGATTGATGATGAGCGTGTGCTCGAG GAGCTGGACCTGGAGAAGTTTGAGGAGCTGTTCAAGACTAAAGCCCAGGGTCCAGTTGTGGATCTTTCCTGCACAAAGAACAAAGTAGCTCAGAAAACGGTCAATAAAGTTACTCTTCTGGATGCTAACCGCTCCAAGAACTTAGCCATCACGCTGAGAAAAGCCAACAAGACCACAGAGGAGATCTGCAAAGCAATAGAGAA GTTCGACCTCAAGGCCTTACCTGTCGATTTTGTGGAGTGCCTGATGCGTTTCCTTCCCACTGAAGCTGAGGTGAAGGTGCTCCGCCAGTACGAGCGCGAGCGGCGCCCGCTGGATCAGCTGGCAGAGGAGGATCGCTTCATGCTGCTGTTCAGCAAGATAGAGAGGCTCACGCAGAGAATGAACATCATCACCTTTGTGGGGAACTTTGCGGACAACATCAGCATGCTGACGCCGCAGCTCAACGCCGTCATCGCCGCCTCTGGTTCAGTCAAATCCTCACCGAAGCTGAAGAGAATGCTGGAG aTCATTCTAGCCTTGGGGAACTACATGAACAGCAGCAAAAGAGGCTGTGTTTATGGCTTTAAACTACAAAGTCTTGACTTG CTGCTGGACACTAAATCCACAGACAGGAAGATGACTTTGCTTCACTACATCGCCCTGATTGTGAAGGAGAAGTACCCTGAACTGGCCAACTTCTACAATGAATTGCACTTTGTGgacaaagcagcagcag TCTCTCTGGAAAACGTGCTGCTGGATGTTCGAGAGCTGGGCAAAGGCATGGATCTGATCCGGAGAGAGTGCAGCCTCCACGATCATCCGGTCTTGAAGAGCTTCCTCCAGGGCAGCGATGCACAGCTGGACAAGCTGCAGAAGGACTCCAAGGCAGCTGAG GAAGCCTTCAACAGTGTGGTGAACTACTTTGGAGAGAGCGCGAAGACGACTCCTCCCTCCGTCTTCTTCCCAGTGTTTGTGCGCTTCATCAAGGCCTACAAG GATGCAGTGGAAGAAAACGAAATGAGGAAAAAGCAGGAGGAAGCAATAAGAGAAAAGTTGCTCGCTCAGGAGGCTAAACAGCAGGACCCCAAG GTCCAGGCCCAAAAGAAGAGGCAccagcagcaggagctcattgCGGAGCTGCGCAGGCGGCAGGCCAAAGACCACCGGCCCGTTTACGAGGGCAAAGATGGCGCTATTGAGGACATCATCACAG tACTGAAGAGCGTGCCCTTTACAGCTCGCACTGCTAAACGCGGCTCACGGTTCTTCTGTGAAGCCAACCTCTGCGACGACGCCAACTGCTAG